In the Silene latifolia isolate original U9 population chromosome 1, ASM4854445v1, whole genome shotgun sequence genome, TTTCAGGCAAGACTTGAGGCAATGAGGAGCAGCACAAATAAATATCCCTTCCATCATTTTCATTGTTTGAATTTTCTGGATCCGTTCATCGCATCTGCCACACACAAAAACTGTGAATTTTGTACTCAAAGGCTCAAAGCACCCTCCCGGTTGACCATACCCCTGAGAACATGACTGGGACTGTACAAAGACAACAAACAGTCTACAAATACATCGGGAAAGGGCGGGTAACAAGCTATAAACTAAACGAAACATGTTCTCATTCACAAAATTTCCTTGCAATTTTTCATTCAAAACTCAAAAGAGTAACAAACAGATCGACGAACTAAAGTACAGACCAAGGCATTGTTATTTTGGAGTGAAGGGACGTAAAGGGGTAGTTTTGATGCTGACTGGTTACAGCCCACGACCTGAGTACAAGCTGTCAATGACTTCGCCAGCTATTCAGGTTACATCAGCGcaattaagggtgtgtttggattgagggaacTGAAAGGGAGGGAAAGTAGGGGATTacaaatcccttgtttggatagcaaataagggtgtgtttggatggagtgaaagggaggggagggaaaggatATGCAATCCCTTGTTTGGATGACAAATGAGGTAGAAGGGAAAGAGGGGGAGGGGTTTGGAGGGAttcattttccctcctccaagcctaatgaAAATCCTTCCACCATAgaaaagatttggagggaaaactccacatctccattttccctccccttcccttcctcccctttccctcccctccacccccatcccctccctttccctccactttttcTATCCAAACATAcataagggtgtgtttggatagcaaaagtaaAGGGAAAGGGAGGAGAAGGAGGGAAGGGGAAGGGAAAGGGGGAGAAGGGAAGGAGAGGGGGAATGGAGTGTGGTTGTTTAGGTacaatttccttccaaatcttgcctcttgtggagagattttgattgaatccctccaaatctctccctctccatttccctccaccctcatttgctacccaaacaagggattttaaatccctttTAGATACTCTTAGATCTATGTTTCTTAGTTTCTTACAATTTCCATCCAAGCCATTTTAATTGTAAGGTAAATAAATATCACAGTAGTATAACACTATCATCATCACTAGTACTTGTACCATAATACAACCAAAATACACATTCTAAACCCACTATAAGGAAGTATAGTAGATGTTTTAGTATCTAACCTGCAATGCAATTATTTTGCTGACATCAAACCACAATAATATCATTTTAAGGAAGTATCAAAAAGTAAGTTCTGTGATCGCAGTATACAAACAAGTAACTGTGGCTTAAAAGGTTGCATATTGGTAAGAACATTTTTCTCATAGGAGTTCACATCACAAAGAGCTCTACACACCAAACAACAGCATGGCCACTATGAATAACATCTTCAGCATTGCCTATAAAAGCATGAACTAAATCTATTGATACCTAACTTAAAGATAAATTTATATATCAAAATATCAAATTACCAGAGTAAAAATAAACGGTAGTTGTCACACATCGTTTCTAGTCATGATCATGAAATCAGTCACGGCGCAGTAATTTCAGCCGCTGCACCATAAAATCGGCAGATTCTACCTCAAAATGCAGTCTCAGTAACCTTCAAAACCTTTAAACAAAAAGTAGATGCAATGTGGTGTTGCGATCCAGTCTAAACAACATTATTACTCATCATTGAATAATGCCCAGATAATCGCCGGAGCATCATCAATGAGTTCATCATCACCACATTGACATAGGCATAGAATCGAACATACTATAGAACATGGCAAGAAGGCGTCATGGTGTCCTTATGGCTTTACTAGCACTGTCGGATCCCCAATGTAGAATTCTTATGCTAATTGCAGATTTTGAAGATATCTCATTCCCGCTTTTTAATGGATAGAGGAAAAAATATTTgttgaaaaaaaaggaaaaaccaAAATTTTTATTTTGCAATCCAAAATTCCAAACAATTCCTTAGGGAATTAACATGATGAAGTTTCTCTATGACAAGGTTGGTCCAGTATTACATTTAAATGAGAGGGAAAACCAGTGCAGCTAAATCTTCCTGGCTGTTTAGATAAGACAGGAACAGAATTGAAGGATTATAATAATTTAGCAGAATACATAAGAGAAATTTGAAAAAGACGAGAGACTGAAAGGATCATCCGCAAATAAATAGGAAAAAAGTTAATGGATACTCTGTAGTAGTCTAGTACTCATTTGACCATAATTCAGTAAGCAAATTAATTAAGATATAAAAGACAAACTGACTATCGCACGATACAGTTATAGAGTTTCAGCTTTCAGAATATTATGAAATGAATAGGTCACCACATTTGAACAAGGAGCTCAGGCACTGATCTCAGAGGCTAACGATGAGTATGATATTCATAGCGTGCATAAAATATATACGGAGTACAATTCATATACGCTGCAAGGCCAAATTGTAGCAGAAGTATACCAACCACCATAAAATTAAAGATTCTAAAGCACATCATCctaagaaaagaataaaagaagtaaaaagaCCATACCAGGCGACCATAAACTGCAATAGGGAAATCACACGACCACAAAAGTGGACTCGCTCTGCAAGCTGTCGTCGGGTCCTACGGCCAACAATTTTCACCATCGAAGCAGAAGTTGCAGAACCAAGACCTTTCGCCACAGGCAAATCAGCAAGAACGAGGTCATCAGGACATGCCACAGTCACTGTCTCCTCCGGCAAAGACTTGGCACCAACGCCTCCATCTACAGATGACCCTTTGTTAAGTCGACTTTGAAGCATTGTCCTCTTGCTACCACACCAATCTTCAGTCTAAAAACAACACCAGCACAAATGCATGCAAACACACCAACAAATCAGAAAATGTTTAAATTTGTGTACTGTGTCACCCAAGTATGTGGCCATTCGATAGCCAATCTCTTAAAATTGGCATGAAAAACCATTTTCGTCTGGTGGTTAAGACAGACCTCCTATAGGTCAAATGTTTAAATTTTCTCACTTGTTTGTATTTCGCCTATAATGAGTAAGGAGTCGAATGTAATCAGCCTTAATGACGGACGACATACTTTATCGAGAAGAAAATGCTTCAAGCATACATCATAAAGCAGAGTAGTTCAATCTCCCCTTTCATCCTACATAAGTGTGTTACAGTAGCAAAACTTTCTAACAACAGTTTTACAAAAACAAACTTCTTGACAGGAAAAACATGGAAGCATAGCCCAAAACTGAGTTATATGCCTATACTAAACAGCAGACTACAGGTCATCAAGCAAAAGAATAAAACAATTACTTTCCTTTGACCTAAGTACCTAACTCAACATAATAACttgtaaaaaaaaagtaaaaaccaaaaaaaagtaAATTGTTCATCTCTCGTGAACTTCAGGTGGCTTTGTCATTAGTCACTTAAACATTATGAATCATCACTGAGCAGCCCAACGAGCTCAGACTTCTTTAGCTTAGAGAACCCTTTCATGCCTCGAGCTTTAGCGAGCGCCTTTAACTCTACTATTTTCATACTATTCCAATCATTGAGCTCGATGCGTTGTTTACCTGTATCTTTTTCATCGTTAACAACTTCTTCAACATCTAAATCATCAGCCTTCAATAACTTGCTGGTGGCTGTTTCGTCCACAAACTCATTTTCCGGATCCAATTCTACTTCCGGCTCCTCTagttcttcatcatcttcttcttcctcttcttcctcctcttctaATTCTAGCCCTGATGTTATATCTATTTCTGATTCCAAATCAGAATCGGATTCATAATCAGCGACTGGTTCATAATGAGTTCCGTTCATGTTTACGTCAAGCTCAGTTTGAGTTAGCGAATCATAGGTATCTTCACTTGAAACAATCGGCTCATACTTGACCCTTGGGACTGGAGACCTACGCCTGAAATTTGAAACAGGCCTGCCGACCGAAGGTCTATGGGTTTCTTGTGGCTCTTCCTTAACAACACTTTTAGGTCTTGTAAATCTCTTGTTCTTATCTCCGACCGGTTTAGCATTCGGTCTAGTACGGTCAACACTGAACTCACTGCCATTGCCACCATTAACttttctttgaccttgctcggCTGAATGTTTTCTCAGGAGGTTAAGAAGGGAATCAACTGTTTCACTCTCTTTGTTCTGTACTTCAATTGCTCCAAACTTGTTCTCCTCTTTGACAGCCGCCCTTTCACGAAGCTTGGCCTGGACCTTCCGAAAAAGTTCAACAatatctctctctctttctcctgGAGCAGCAGTGGCATTGGGCTTTGAGTTGTTAGAAAGAGAAAGTATTGGCCCGTTTTTTGTTGATACAAATTCAGATTCATCAAGGTTCTCAGAGTTGTCTTTCTCTTCATTGTATTTGTTCCTACTTCGAGAGAATATATTCCTATTATGCCTAAAGTCCGGATTTCTTCTCTGACCACCAGAACCTGCCTTGCAGACAAACGACGCGTGTTTAAAAGAACACTTGGCAGAAATCACTTTCGCCTGAAATGATTTAAATTTACTTCCAGGACAAGGTGATATGGAGATTGCTCTTCCAGATACTCCAAAGCAAGGGAGGGAGATGGTTTCAGGTGGTCCATAGCCTACAAAATCCAAGAATGGGAGAGAACTAAACCATGAAATACAtgtaaaaatcacaaaaactctAGAAATGAAAGCGTGACAGAGCATAAACATTAAACCCACACCCCTAACCACAAGTGATAGTCATGGATACAGTAGTAAAACAAATTGCGAGTTCTTCTTCCACAAAACACTGGTAGTCATCTACTCATCTGACTAACTCATGTTGAACCCAAAAAAGATCTCAAGCTAGAAAGTCACAGAAAAAGATATACTCCGTATCATATTACATCATTAACAACATCTTAAAGCGTGATTTTCAAAAATCTAAACTAGTACATCTTTAACTACGCATGATCAAGTCAAAGACACAGTGCCGGAAATATGCAAATACACTGATCAAACTCACACTAATTGAAGAAACACCAGAATGCTGGCACATCAATCCTCCACCAGACTAAGGATAATGTACCATACATAAGTTTTCAAAATTCATCTCTGAATTACATTGGCATCAGAAATAACTATACCCGCAAAAATATATGCTCGACTTTGCAATAAGAAGCCCACAACTCGACAGACAAATTAGAAACGGCATATGCAAAAAACAATTTCAAAATTAGCAATCCTAGGTAGGACAAGATAACTCAAAGGAAGTCCTAAATTGTTCTTTTCATCTTTGGAAACCATTTCATCAGAGTCATAAGGGTCCTTCAGTACCACTAATCCACTACATCTCCCGTGAAAACACAACTGCCATAGCATGAAATCGTCAAATACATTAATAGACTTAGTTAGGGCCACGAGCAATACATTGTCAATTATGCCCATAGTTAGTAGCAAGCCATAAGTACAATAGAACATACGGAGTATTATTATTTCAGTACCACCACGTCTCACCAACGAAAAAATGACTGAGATAATCATTGGTACTGATGAAATCTACTGTGACTGGGAAAATATCTAACCACAAAAGATCAACAGGATTATGTACAACAGTACAAGATAAAGCTCGACCATCTATGTGAATGTAAGAAAGGTAGGTGCGGACTCAAAAAACGTCTTATCTCCATCCCAAAGTTACTATCCCCATTTGAATACGGTGGCCAACCAAATTCAACTTAGAGCATCAATTAACACTCACGCACCTCAATCATCTATCAGGCTAAGAATATTGTATCATACATACGTTCTCAAAATTCCTCCTGGAACTACGATTGGCATTAGAAAGGCGAAAGTTTATGCTCGACTTTGCAATAAGAAGCCCAGAATTCGACAGACAAAGCAATTTCCAAATTAGTAATCCTAGGTAGAACAAGATAACTCAAAGGAAGCCTGAAATCAAACTATAGCGAAGAAAAAGCGCGACTTCCCCTAATTCTTTTCCTAGATTCTAATTATGAAAAACATCAAATAACAAGCCATTACACGGCATTTGGCATTTCTACATACACTTGGTGTGCATCATCAATAGCTCTACTAAAACACCCAAATTTTCGCGAAAGTTAACAACTTtataacacaaacacaaacaccaaGTAAAGGAAGCGTTACATATGATTTGCCCACTTACTCATTTACTCCCCCGATTCGATTTTCGCAAAAGTTAGTTAAAAACCAATTACAAAGGAGTGTGGCCGCCCACCCAACTCATTACTTCCTCCGA is a window encoding:
- the LOC141591673 gene encoding rho-N domain-containing protein 1, chloroplastic-like, translated to MSPALNIISTNLQGYGPPETISLPCFGVSGRAISISPCPGSKFKSFQAKVISAKCSFKHASFVCKAGSGGQRRNPDFRHNRNIFSRSRNKYNEEKDNSENLDESEFVSTKNGPILSLSNNSKPNATAAPGERERDIVELFRKVQAKLRERAAVKEENKFGAIEVQNKESETVDSLLNLLRKHSAEQGQRKVNGGNGSEFSVDRTRPNAKPVGDKNKRFTRPKSVVKEEPQETHRPSVGRPVSNFRRRSPVPRVKYEPIVSSEDTYDSLTQTELDVNMNGTHYEPVADYESDSDLESEIDITSGLELEEEEEEEEEDDEELEEPEVELDPENEFVDETATSKLLKADDLDVEEVVNDEKDTGKQRIELNDWNSMKIVELKALAKARGMKGFSKLKKSELVGLLSDDS